Within the Bacteroidia bacterium genome, the region ACAGCATTTGTAGCTGGATTATAATCTAACCAGTTTTGAGCACCTAAAAGGTAACCAAAAACATTACCTGAAGTTCCAACTTGAACACCATTAAGAGCTTTTGTGTGAGCTCCGTGAGGTTTTACTGATGGAAGGTAAGGAATATCAACCTCAGCTACATTAGTAACATTTGCTTTTTTAGGAAGCAGGTTATTATTACGAACAGCAAATTTGTTTTGAGCAACAGCACCTATTGTGATACCGATTGCCAGAGAAAAAAGTAGTAATCTTTTCATTTTAATGGATTTTAGTTAAACAATTGATTCGTTTGTTTAGCAGCAAATTTAAGAATAAAATGTCAGAAACAAAAAAATTCTTAAAAAAACGCTTCATATTTGAACATATGACTAATAAAAGCGAATTTAGGTTGCATTAAAAATAATTTTTATGTTTTATAATTTAAATTAACTACAAATACTCTATATTTGTGGTATAAAATAAGGAATTATAGCTATAATTATATAATGAAAACATATAAAAACCAGATTTGTAACTGTATTGACAACCCCACGTCAATATTTGGCAAACTTCCAAAAAGTCAGATTGACTTTTTGAGACAGCACCATTCCTGTATAGGATATAAGAAAAATGAAATTATTTATCGCGAAGGTGATAAACCTACCGGATTAATCAGTTTATCCGAAGGAAAAGTAAAATTATTTAAAGAAGGTGTAGGCGGTCGCGAGCAAATCGTTAGACTTGCAAGACCTGTTGGGTTTATTGGTTATCGCGCGCTTTTTGCCGAAGAAAATTATCTTGCAACTGCTATCACATTAGAAAACAGCTCTGTATGCGTAATCGAGAAAGACGCTTTATTTGAAGTGCTTAACGACAATTCAGAGCTAACAATGATTATTTTAAAATCTTTGGCTACCGAGCTTGGATTTTCAAACAGCCGTTGTGTAACATTAACTCAAAAACATGTTAGAGGCAGGTTAGCAGAATCTATTCTTGTATTAAAAGACACTTATGGTGTTGAAGATGATCAGAAAACTATTAAAGCCCATTTATCACGTGAAGATCTCGCCAGTTTAAGTAATATGACAAATTCTAATGCTATTAGAACTCTTAGTACTTTTGCTCAGGAAAAAGTTATTGAAATTGATGGTAGAAAAATCAAAATTCTTGATCTTCATCAATTGGAAAAAATTAGTGAATTAGGATAAGCTATTAAAACAAATTATAAGAAACCCGTTTCAGATCTGAAATGGGTTTTTGTTTTTTTAGACCTAACAGGTTTTTGAAGAATTTCTAAATTTTAACGAGAACGAACCAAAGAAGATGGATCTCTATATTGTCATGCTTCTACGCCGCGGCGGAGAAGCATCTAATTTGACAATAATCGTAATATTTTCTTGTTTCGTGAGGACACGAAACAAGGATTGAGGATATTGTCATGCTGATTTGCGGCAGCAATGTCATTGACTTAAGCTAAAACTCCCTTTAGTTCTCGATTGAACTCGAACTAACATTCTAGCTTGTTCCTCAGCCGCAGAGCGGCTGAGGAACAATTTCTATTTGCAACTTCGAGTAGCAAACAACTAAGAAATAAAATAAAAAAGCCGCTTCAAAATTGAAGCGGCTTTAATAATATAATCTAAACGAATACTATTTCTCGATTCTCATTTTGTAGAATGATCTCCAAACAAAAACTAAGGCAATAATTAAGAAAGCAACACCAGCATATGGGGCATATTCTCTAAAGT harbors:
- a CDS encoding Crp/Fnr family transcriptional regulator, which encodes MKTYKNQICNCIDNPTSIFGKLPKSQIDFLRQHHSCIGYKKNEIIYREGDKPTGLISLSEGKVKLFKEGVGGREQIVRLARPVGFIGYRALFAEENYLATAITLENSSVCVIEKDALFEVLNDNSELTMIILKSLATELGFSNSRCVTLTQKHVRGRLAESILVLKDTYGVEDDQKTIKAHLSREDLASLSNMTNSNAIRTLSTFAQEKVIEIDGRKIKILDLHQLEKISELG